A single Muntiacus reevesi chromosome 9, mMunRee1.1, whole genome shotgun sequence DNA region contains:
- the ASCL3 gene encoding achaete-scute homolog 3 has translation MMDNRSYSNMPDKLPVFSDSSHLPLTRSFYLDPMVTFHLYPEGPVPSPYSENLPLLPFSSDSLIMENYGEPCAFSFPMPYPNYRRCDYSYGPAFIRKRNERERQRVKCVNEGYAQLRHHLPEEYLEKRLSKVETLRAAIKYINYLQSLLHPDEAETNNHPRKGSSIMATTTRHSDSIFRII, from the coding sequence ATGATGGACAATAGAAGCTACTCTAACATGCCAGACAAACTGCCTGTCTTCAGTGATTCCTCCCACTTGCCACTGACCAGGTCCTTCTATCTGGACCCCATGGTCACGTTCCACCTCTATCCAGAAGGCCCAGTGCCATCCCCTTACTCGGAAAACTTGCCATTGCTACCTTTTTCCAGTGACTCCCTGATTATGGAAAATTATGGTGAACCCTGTGCCTTCTCCTTCCCAATGCCTTATCCAAATTACAGAAGGTGTGACTATTCCTACGGGCCAGCCTTTATCCGGAAAAGGAATGAGCGGGAAAGGCAGCGGGTGAAATGTGTCAATGAAGGCTATGCCCAGCTCCGACATCATCTGCCAGAGGAATACTTGGAGAAACGCCTCAGCAAAGTGGAAACCCTCAGAGCTGCCATCAAGTACATTAATTACCTCCAGTCCCTGCTGCACCCTGATGAGGCTGAGACCAATAATCATCCCAGGAAAGGTTCCTCCATAATGGCAACCACCACCCGCCACTCTGACTCCATTTTTAGAATCATTTGA
- the TMEM9B gene encoding transmembrane protein 9B isoform X2 yields MPVRGPDVEAYCLRCECKYEERSSVTIKVTIIIYLSILGLLLLYMVYLTLVEPILKRRLFGHSQLIQSDDDVGDHQPFANAHDVLARSRSRANVLNKVEYAQQRWKLQVQEQRKSVFDRHVVLS; encoded by the exons ATGCCTGTGCGGGGGCCTGACGTAGAAGCGTACTGTCTTCGCTGTGAATGCAAGTATGAAGAAAGAAGTTCTGTTACGATcaag gTTACCATTATAATTTATCTCTCCATTTTGGGCCTTCTACTTCTGTACATGGTATATCTTACTCTGGTTGAGCCCATACTGAAGAGACGCCTGTTTGGACACTCACAGTTGATACAGAGCGATGATGATGTTGGG GATCACCAGCCTTTTGCAAATGCCCATGATGTGCTGGCCCGCTCCCGCAGTCGAGCCAACGTGCTGAATAAGGTTGAGTATGCCCAGCAGCGTTGGAAGCTTCAAGTTCAAGAACAGAGAAAATCTGTCTTTGACCGTCATGTTGTCCTCAGCTAA
- the TMEM9B gene encoding transmembrane protein 9B isoform X1 codes for MATLWAGLLRLASMLSLSCLALSVLLLVQLSDAAKNSEDVRCKCICPPYKDNSGHIYNKNISQKDCDCLHVVDPMPVRGPDVEAYCLRCECKYEERSSVTIKVTIIIYLSILGLLLLYMVYLTLVEPILKRRLFGHSQLIQSDDDVGDHQPFANAHDVLARSRSRANVLNKVEYAQQRWKLQVQEQRKSVFDRHVVLS; via the exons ATGGCGACCCTGTGGGCCGGCCTCCTTCGTCTCGCCTCCATGCTCAGCCTGTCCTGCCTGGCGCTCTCGGTGCTGCTGCTGGTGCAGCTGTCAGACGCCGCCAAG AATTCTGAGGATGTCCGATGTAAATGTATCTGTCCTCCCTATAAAGATAATTCTGGGCATATTTATAATAAGAACATATCCCAAAAAGACTG tgattGCCTTCATGTTGTGGATCCCATGCCTGTGCGGGGGCCTGACGTAGAAGCGTACTGTCTTCGCTGTGAATGCAAGTATGAAGAAAGAAGTTCTGTTACGATcaag gTTACCATTATAATTTATCTCTCCATTTTGGGCCTTCTACTTCTGTACATGGTATATCTTACTCTGGTTGAGCCCATACTGAAGAGACGCCTGTTTGGACACTCACAGTTGATACAGAGCGATGATGATGTTGGG GATCACCAGCCTTTTGCAAATGCCCATGATGTGCTGGCCCGCTCCCGCAGTCGAGCCAACGTGCTGAATAAGGTTGAGTATGCCCAGCAGCGTTGGAAGCTTCAAGTTCAAGAACAGAGAAAATCTGTCTTTGACCGTCATGTTGTCCTCAGCTAA